One Candidatus Roseilinea sp. genomic region harbors:
- a CDS encoding glycosyl transferase family 1, whose translation MRIGLIAGEYPPLQGGLGDYTRRLALALADLGHDPHVLTRFVAGAPAVEREGNITVHRLVGAWNWETRRRIEGFNRLFHPDVLNLQYQAAAYQMHPAINLLPGALAKRTPTVVTFHDLRVPYLFPKAGVLRWKSIVMMAKGASACITTNVEDRDTLLREGVREVAMIPIGSNITPAVPEGFDGAAWRRAWGIADGVILVGYFGFMNESKGGEALIRALAELRRRGSDVGLLHIGGQAGDSDPTNLAYAAHLQRLAMALGVRERVYRTGFLDERGVSEAFAACTCIALPYRDGASFRRGTLMAALAHGCAIVTTTPRVALPELIDGANVLLTPPDDVPALAQAIQRVIADEALRRRLQAGAAELSRRFRWEAIAAQTAALLERIVTGG comes from the coding sequence ATGCGCATTGGTTTAATTGCCGGCGAGTATCCGCCGCTGCAAGGCGGCCTGGGCGATTACACGCGCCGATTGGCCCTGGCGCTCGCCGATTTGGGGCACGACCCCCATGTGTTGACGCGGTTCGTCGCCGGCGCGCCGGCCGTCGAACGTGAGGGCAACATCACGGTGCATCGGCTGGTCGGCGCGTGGAACTGGGAGACGCGCCGGCGCATCGAGGGCTTCAACCGGCTCTTCCATCCCGATGTGCTGAATCTGCAATACCAAGCGGCGGCGTATCAGATGCACCCGGCGATCAATTTGCTGCCGGGCGCGCTGGCCAAGCGCACGCCCACCGTCGTCACCTTTCACGACCTGCGCGTGCCGTACCTGTTTCCGAAGGCCGGCGTTTTGCGCTGGAAGTCCATCGTGATGATGGCGAAGGGGGCTTCGGCTTGCATCACAACCAACGTTGAGGATCGCGACACGTTGCTGCGGGAAGGTGTGCGCGAGGTCGCCATGATTCCCATCGGCAGCAACATCACGCCGGCGGTGCCGGAGGGCTTCGATGGCGCAGCGTGGAGGCGCGCTTGGGGCATTGCCGACGGCGTCATCCTGGTCGGCTATTTCGGCTTCATGAACGAAAGCAAAGGCGGCGAGGCGCTCATCCGCGCCCTGGCCGAGCTGCGCCGGCGCGGCTCGGACGTGGGGCTGCTGCACATCGGCGGGCAGGCCGGCGACAGCGACCCGACCAATCTGGCATATGCTGCGCATCTGCAGCGCCTGGCCATGGCGCTGGGTGTGCGCGAACGGGTGTATCGCACCGGCTTCTTGGACGAGCGCGGCGTGAGCGAAGCGTTCGCGGCTTGCACATGTATCGCCTTGCCATACCGCGACGGCGCCTCCTTTCGCCGTGGCACGTTGATGGCGGCGTTGGCTCACGGCTGCGCCATCGTCACCACCACGCCTCGCGTTGCGCTGCCGGAGCTGATAGACGGGGCGAACGTGCTGCTCACGCCGCCCGACGATGTTCCGGCGCTGGCGCAGGCGATCCAGCGCGTGATTGCCGACGAGGCGCTTCGGCGCCGCTTGCAGGCCGGCGCGGCCGAGTTGAGCCGGCGCTTTCGGTGGGAGGCCATCGCTGCGCAGACGGCAGCGTTGTTGGAGCGGATCGTGACGGGCGGGTGA
- a CDS encoding methyltransferase, which translates to MRHSLPAPLYTTQWGEAYVGDSLDLLPLLPPESVDLVITSPPFALQRKKEYGNKTEDAHVEWLLCFAEPIRRVLKPTGSFVLDLGGAYQSGRPIRSLYNFRVMLRLCDEHGFYLAEEFFWHNPAKLPSPIEWVNKRKIRAKDSVNTVWWLSKTENPKADIRRVLVPYSERMRKLLQDPEAFYRPKKRPSGHDISTNFATDNAGAIPSNLLQIPNTESNSSYLRHCATVGVKPHPARFPEKLPSFFIEFLTDLGDTVLDVFAGSNATGSAAEKLGRHWLAFEKKHEYLAASIFRFAEEYGPREVQTIWKQINSGKVPIRISRDKQLALFSAK; encoded by the coding sequence ATGCGCCACTCGCTGCCTGCGCCGCTTTACACCACGCAATGGGGCGAAGCCTACGTCGGCGACTCGCTTGATCTGCTGCCGCTGCTCCCGCCGGAGTCCGTTGACCTCGTCATCACCTCGCCGCCGTTCGCGCTTCAACGCAAGAAGGAATACGGCAACAAAACCGAGGACGCGCACGTCGAGTGGCTGCTGTGCTTCGCCGAACCCATCCGGCGCGTGCTCAAACCCACCGGCAGCTTCGTGCTCGACCTCGGCGGCGCTTACCAGAGTGGTCGTCCCATCCGCTCGCTCTACAACTTCCGCGTCATGCTACGGCTGTGCGACGAGCACGGTTTCTATCTCGCCGAGGAGTTCTTCTGGCACAACCCCGCCAAGCTGCCGTCGCCCATCGAATGGGTGAACAAGCGCAAGATTCGCGCGAAGGACTCCGTGAATACCGTCTGGTGGCTTTCGAAGACCGAGAATCCGAAGGCCGACATCCGGCGTGTGCTTGTGCCTTATTCGGAACGGATGCGCAAACTTCTCCAAGACCCTGAAGCTTTCTATCGCCCAAAGAAACGCCCGTCAGGTCACGACATCAGCACCAACTTCGCCACCGACAACGCCGGCGCAATTCCGTCAAACCTGTTGCAAATACCTAACACCGAGAGCAACTCCTCCTACCTGCGCCACTGCGCGACCGTCGGTGTAAAGCCGCATCCAGCCCGCTTTCCGGAAAAGCTGCCGTCCTTCTTCATTGAATTTCTCACCGATCTCGGCGACACCGTGCTGGACGTATTCGCCGGCTCGAACGCCACCGGCAGCGCTGCCGAAAAACTTGGCCGTCACTGGCTCGCGTTCGAGAAGAAACATGAATATTTGGCAGCGTCGATATTTCGTTTCGCAGAAGAATATGGCCCGCGAGAAGTACAAACTATATGGAAACAGATCAACTCTGGAAAAGTTCCAATACGCATTTCACGTGACAAACAGTTGGCTCTGTTCTCCGCTAAGTAA
- a CDS encoding hypothetical protein (possible pseudo, frameshifted), with product MPRATIDRLIINSPYEEPRYHWRYDRKTRHLVEGRRPAGYVVATPGSKAFDDPGIFVEIPLVNQIRPRVKAWREAGYPGVTSLTKRLLEHWTDPENFDRRRFFFCQLEAVETLIWLTEAPAAERVGIEIPGDGGEFARRCCKMATGTGKTIVMAMVIAWHILNKVAHPQDARFSKNVLVIAPGLTVKKRLEVLSPSAEGNYYEAFDIVPSALLDKLRQGKVLVRNWHALAWESEEQIQKRKSVDKRGAKSDEAYTREVLGEMANARNLRVINDEAHHAWRVNREAEGKYLRRRDLKDSAEEATVWIGGLDRLHRSRGILVCYDFSATPFAPSGKQSSEEALFGWIVSDFGLNDAIESGLVKTPRVVIRDDAVPDARTYKSRLYHIYNDPDVKDDLNRKAEPYESLPDLVLNAYYLLGYDWRETLKAWQAAGLPTPPVMITVANRVETAARVKHAFDTQRIPIAELCDPQRILHIDSKVLEEAEAKEEFLVSSSQFSVADESSDNLSDDTDDSKLETQNSKLKTHQNRAGRASPANGRYRRQSRSAGREDTKRHLGRDALRRLGRQDGDAHHGLARLHLATAV from the coding sequence ATGCCCCGCGCCACCATTGACCGCCTGATCATCAACTCGCCCTACGAGGAGCCGCGCTACCACTGGCGCTACGATCGGAAAACGCGGCATCTGGTCGAAGGCCGTCGCCCGGCGGGATACGTGGTGGCGACGCCAGGGTCCAAAGCCTTCGACGACCCCGGCATCTTCGTCGAGATTCCGCTGGTCAACCAGATCCGCCCCCGCGTCAAGGCCTGGCGCGAGGCGGGGTATCCGGGCGTCACCAGCCTCACCAAACGTCTGCTGGAACATTGGACCGACCCCGAAAACTTCGACCGGCGGCGTTTTTTCTTCTGCCAGTTGGAAGCGGTGGAAACGCTCATCTGGCTCACGGAAGCGCCCGCCGCCGAGCGGGTGGGCATCGAGATTCCCGGCGACGGCGGCGAGTTCGCGCGGCGGTGCTGCAAGATGGCCACTGGCACCGGCAAGACCATCGTCATGGCGATGGTGATTGCGTGGCACATCCTCAACAAAGTGGCTCATCCGCAGGACGCGCGCTTCTCGAAGAACGTCCTGGTCATCGCGCCGGGGTTGACGGTGAAGAAGCGGCTGGAGGTGCTCTCCCCTTCGGCAGAGGGCAATTACTACGAAGCTTTCGACATCGTGCCCTCGGCTCTGCTCGACAAGCTGCGGCAGGGCAAGGTGCTGGTGCGCAACTGGCACGCGCTGGCCTGGGAGAGCGAGGAGCAGATCCAGAAGCGCAAGAGCGTGGATAAGCGCGGCGCGAAGAGCGATGAGGCCTACACCCGCGAGGTGCTGGGCGAGATGGCCAATGCGCGAAACCTGCGGGTCATCAACGATGAGGCCCACCACGCCTGGCGGGTGAACCGAGAGGCCGAGGGCAAGTACCTGCGGCGACGCGACCTCAAGGACAGCGCCGAGGAGGCGACGGTGTGGATTGGTGGGCTCGACCGGCTCCACCGCTCGCGCGGCATCCTCGTCTGCTACGACTTCTCGGCCACGCCCTTCGCGCCATCGGGCAAGCAGAGCAGCGAAGAGGCGCTGTTCGGCTGGATCGTCAGCGACTTCGGTCTGAACGACGCCATCGAATCGGGGCTGGTCAAGACCCCGCGCGTCGTCATCCGTGACGACGCCGTGCCGGACGCCCGCACCTACAAATCGCGCCTCTACCACATCTACAACGACCCAGATGTGAAAGACGACCTGAACCGCAAAGCCGAGCCGTACGAATCCCTGCCCGACCTGGTGCTGAACGCCTACTACCTGCTCGGCTACGACTGGCGCGAGACGCTCAAGGCTTGGCAGGCAGCCGGTCTGCCCACCCCGCCGGTGATGATTACCGTCGCCAACCGCGTCGAGACGGCGGCGCGCGTCAAACACGCTTTCGACACGCAACGCATTCCCATTGCCGAACTGTGCGACCCGCAGCGCATCCTGCACATTGACTCAAAGGTGCTCGAGGAAGCCGAAGCGAAAGAGGAGTTTTTAGTTTCTAGTAGTCAGTTTTCAGTTGCGGATGAATCGTCAGATAACCTCTCGGACGACACCGATGACTCAAAACTTGAAACTCAAAACTCAAAACTCAAAACTCACCAAAACCGAGCAGGCCGAGCGTCTCCGGCAAATGGTAGATACCGTAGGCAGAGTCGGTCAGCCGGGCGAGAAGATACAAAACGTCATCTCGGTCGGGATGCTCTCCGAAGGCTGGGACGCCAAGACGGTGACGCACATCATGGGCTTGCGCGCCTTCACCTCGCAACTGCTGTGTGA
- a CDS encoding Fis family transcriptional regulator, producing the protein MSIPFATPEWVAAFKDAINASAAYREAAKTWEGDFWFIVEPETGQPDRERKLMYLDLWHGECREAFLAQDESERNPEFRIWAPAKNWRRVINREIDPIKALMTNQLKLKGNFAKIMRSVRAAQELVLCAASVPTQFD; encoded by the coding sequence ATGAGCATTCCATTTGCGACGCCGGAGTGGGTCGCGGCGTTCAAAGACGCGATCAACGCCAGCGCGGCATATCGCGAGGCGGCCAAGACGTGGGAAGGCGACTTCTGGTTCATTGTCGAGCCGGAAACCGGCCAACCCGACCGCGAACGCAAGCTGATGTACCTCGACCTGTGGCACGGGGAATGCCGCGAGGCGTTCCTGGCGCAAGACGAAAGCGAACGCAACCCCGAATTCCGCATCTGGGCGCCGGCCAAGAACTGGCGCCGCGTCATCAACCGCGAAATTGACCCGATCAAGGCGCTGATGACCAACCAGCTCAAGCTGAAGGGTAACTTCGCCAAGATCATGCGCAGCGTGCGCGCCGCGCAGGAGTTGGTGTTGTGCGCGGCCAGCGTGCCGACGCAGTTCGACTAA
- a CDS encoding hypothetical protein (possible pseudo, frameshifted), producing MNSLLEKEGMAGKVQMIYVDPPYGIKYGSNFQPFVNKRDVKDGKDEDLTSEPEQIRAFRDTWELGIHSYLTYLRDRLLLAWELLTERHSILGVRCSVTWEMDRALIYA from the coding sequence ATGAACTCGCTGCTGGAGAAGGAGGGCATGGCCGGCAAGGTGCAGATGATCTACGTTGACCCGCCCTACGGCATCAAGTACGGCTCCAACTTCCAGCCCTTTGTGAATAAGCGCGATGTGAAGGACGGCAAGGACGAAGACCTAACCAGTGAGCCGGAGCAGATCCGCGCCTTCCGCGACACCTGGGAACTGGGCATCCACTCCTACCTGACCTACCTGCGCGACCGGTTGCTGTTGGCATGGGAACTGCTGACCGAGAGACATAGCATTCTTGGGGTGAGATGTTCTGTGACATGGGAAATGGATAGGGCGTTGATCTATGCCTAA
- a CDS encoding aspartyl-tRNA amidotransferase subunit B has translation MEAVLKQRIQDELKAALRGSDEARKTVLRLLVAQIKNAEVEARTDGRGGVLSDSDILMLVRREIKQHEESLLEAQNAGRADLVAQQRAELDVLKEFLPKQLSREEIVALAKQVIQELNATSPKQHGQVMKALQPKVKDIADGKLVNEVVRELLG, from the coding sequence ATGGAAGCGGTGCTCAAACAGCGAATCCAGGATGAGCTGAAAGCAGCGTTGCGCGGCAGCGATGAAGCCCGCAAGACCGTGCTGCGCCTGCTCGTCGCACAAATCAAGAACGCTGAGGTCGAAGCGCGCACGGATGGCCGCGGCGGCGTGCTGAGCGACAGCGACATCCTGATGCTCGTGCGGCGCGAGATCAAGCAGCACGAAGAATCGCTACTCGAGGCGCAAAACGCCGGCCGCGCAGATCTGGTTGCTCAACAACGCGCCGAATTGGATGTGCTCAAAGAATTCCTTCCCAAACAACTGTCCCGGGAAGAGATCGTTGCACTGGCCAAACAAGTCATCCAAGAACTCAATGCCACTTCGCCCAAGCAACACGGCCAGGTCATGAAAGCACTGCAACCCAAAGTCAAAGACATCGCCGACGGCAAACTGGTAAACGAAGTCGTGCGCGAGCTGTTGGGGTGA
- a CDS encoding alpha-L-fucosidase gives MTIKQASPQGIAWFQDARFGMFIHWGLYSILARQEWVMHIERIPVPEYEKLMHRFNPTRFDADEWVGIAADAGQKYIVITSRHHDGFSMYDTALSDYKVTRTPFKRDPLAELADACARRGDIKLGFYVSLLDWHHPAYRFREESGLAWSDYLDFLHGQVRELCTNFGPIACIWFDGDWPRHALDAHNAYFAPGGSFEYEKLYDMIHTLQPDAVIHNNRHARPLPGEDVQGFEQDLPGENTAGFNETHIFDLPIEVCMTINDHWGYCMDDDNHKSVHTLIHKLVRSAACGSNYLLNVGPTAEGVILPVQAQRLRAMGAWLAANGESIYATRKGAISATPDVVSTRRGDTHYLHVLNYVSDEVYVPDVPHTAQATLLRNGAPVRVKPAKDGIRLVLPEEARDPFDTVVKLHM, from the coding sequence ATGACGATCAAACAAGCCTCGCCACAAGGCATCGCGTGGTTTCAAGATGCGCGCTTCGGCATGTTTATCCACTGGGGGTTGTATTCCATCCTGGCCCGGCAAGAGTGGGTGATGCACATCGAACGCATCCCCGTGCCGGAATACGAGAAGCTGATGCACCGGTTCAACCCCACTCGGTTCGACGCGGATGAGTGGGTGGGCATCGCCGCCGACGCCGGCCAGAAATATATCGTGATCACCAGCCGGCATCACGATGGCTTCTCCATGTACGACACGGCGCTGAGCGATTACAAAGTCACGCGCACGCCATTCAAGCGCGACCCGCTGGCCGAGCTGGCAGATGCCTGCGCCAGGCGCGGCGACATCAAGCTCGGCTTCTATGTCTCGCTGTTGGACTGGCATCATCCGGCCTATCGCTTTCGCGAAGAGAGCGGTCTGGCCTGGAGCGACTACCTGGATTTCTTGCATGGCCAGGTGCGCGAGCTGTGCACCAACTTCGGGCCGATCGCCTGCATCTGGTTCGACGGCGACTGGCCGCGTCATGCGCTCGACGCGCACAACGCCTACTTCGCCCCAGGGGGCTCGTTCGAGTATGAGAAGCTGTACGACATGATCCACACGCTGCAGCCCGACGCCGTCATCCACAACAATCGGCACGCCCGACCTTTGCCGGGCGAGGACGTGCAGGGATTCGAGCAAGACCTGCCGGGCGAGAACACGGCCGGCTTCAACGAGACGCACATCTTCGATCTGCCGATCGAGGTGTGCATGACGATCAACGATCACTGGGGCTACTGCATGGACGACGACAATCACAAGAGCGTGCACACGCTGATCCACAAATTGGTGCGCAGCGCGGCGTGCGGCAGCAATTACCTGCTCAACGTTGGGCCGACGGCGGAAGGGGTGATCTTGCCGGTGCAGGCGCAGCGTCTGCGCGCGATGGGCGCCTGGCTGGCCGCCAACGGCGAATCCATCTACGCCACGCGCAAAGGCGCGATCTCCGCCACCCCCGATGTAGTCAGCACGCGTCGGGGCGATACGCATTACCTGCATGTGTTGAACTACGTGAGCGATGAGGTGTATGTGCCCGACGTGCCTCACACGGCGCAGGCGACTCTGCTGCGTAATGGCGCGCCGGTGCGCGTCAAGCCGGCCAAAGACGGCATCCGGCTGGTGCTGCCGGAAGAGGCGCGCGACCCGTTCGACACGGTGGTGAAGCTGCACATGTGA
- a CDS encoding 23S rRNA methyltransferase gives MSSAVVTLKSGRDRSVRQRHPRLFASAIKAISGQPKDGDVVDVTDNHSEWLARGVINQQAQIAVRLLTWARDEAIDESFWRRRVRAAIARRKRDPALAHTNAIRWVFGESDGLPGLVVDGYADVLVVEVSALVAWRALPVLTDALNETLLPRQIVRRADEERLSREFGGTLPRAVRAALSEAAPAEPVEIGERGLRFWVNPAGGQKTGFYLDQRDNRARVAAYCQGATVLNAFAYTGAFGLHALVGGATRVVNVDSSGEALALAERNLALNDGLGVGRRYECVEADVFDYLRGLRDRGERFDVVILDPPKFAHHPGQVERAARAYKDLNRVGMSIVEPGGILATFSCSGVVDAALFQKIVFSAALEAGRDARVIERLTQASDHPVLLTFPESEYLKGLICRIE, from the coding sequence GTGTCGTCGGCTGTCGTCACACTCAAGTCCGGGCGAGACCGGTCTGTCCGCCAACGCCATCCCCGCCTGTTCGCCAGCGCAATCAAGGCGATCTCCGGTCAGCCCAAAGACGGCGATGTCGTTGACGTGACCGATAACCACAGCGAATGGCTGGCGCGCGGCGTGATCAATCAGCAAGCGCAGATCGCGGTGCGCCTGCTCACCTGGGCGCGCGACGAGGCGATAGACGAATCGTTCTGGCGACGACGTGTGCGCGCGGCAATTGCGCGGCGCAAGCGCGACCCGGCCCTGGCGCACACCAACGCCATCCGCTGGGTCTTTGGCGAGAGCGACGGCCTGCCGGGCCTCGTCGTTGATGGCTACGCCGATGTGCTGGTCGTCGAAGTTTCGGCCCTGGTCGCCTGGCGCGCGCTGCCTGTCTTGACCGATGCGCTGAATGAAACCCTCTTGCCCCGACAGATCGTACGGCGCGCGGACGAGGAACGCCTATCGCGCGAATTCGGGGGGACGCTGCCGCGCGCGGTGCGCGCAGCGCTGAGCGAGGCTGCGCCGGCCGAGCCCGTCGAGATTGGCGAGCGCGGACTGCGCTTCTGGGTCAACCCGGCCGGCGGTCAAAAGACCGGCTTCTATCTGGATCAGCGCGATAACCGGGCGCGAGTGGCGGCCTATTGCCAGGGGGCGACGGTGTTGAACGCCTTCGCCTACACCGGCGCGTTTGGGTTGCACGCGCTGGTCGGCGGCGCAACGCGCGTGGTCAACGTGGATTCGAGCGGAGAGGCGTTGGCGCTGGCCGAGCGCAACCTGGCGCTGAACGACGGCCTGGGGGTGGGGCGGCGCTATGAGTGCGTCGAGGCCGACGTGTTCGACTATCTGCGCGGCCTGCGCGACCGCGGTGAGCGCTTCGACGTCGTCATCCTCGATCCGCCCAAGTTCGCCCATCACCCCGGCCAGGTCGAGCGCGCGGCGCGCGCCTATAAAGACCTCAACCGCGTCGGCATGAGCATCGTCGAGCCGGGCGGGATTCTGGCGACGTTCTCGTGCAGCGGGGTGGTGGACGCGGCGCTGTTCCAAAAGATCGTCTTCAGCGCGGCGCTGGAGGCCGGGCGCGACGCGCGGGTCATCGAGCGGTTGACGCAGGCCAGCGATCATCCCGTGTTGCTCACCTTCCCGGAGTCGGAATACTTGAAAGGGCTGATTTGTCGGATCGAGTGA
- a CDS encoding hypothetical protein (possible pseudo, frameshifted) codes for MGLRAFTSQLLCEQVVGRGLRRTSYEVNPQTGLFDPEYVNIFGVPFTFLPHESTESGPPPPPAPKTLVQVDPAKAAYEIRWPNIVRIEHVFQPILSVDWSLLPPLELDAAQTAQVAELAPILEGKPDITRIDRIELERLAREFRAQHIIFETARRVFDQMKHTWKGSREVLLAQLVRIIEQFIRSDRISISPPLFYQDELRRRLIITLNMSRVVQHVWEMVRQENTERLEPVFDRDHPIRSTAEMRTWYTGKPCERTRKSHINVCVYDSTWEASDAFALEDSDAVSAWVKNDHLGFEVLYVYQGAVRKYRPDFLVRLANGDMLILETKGQNTEQDEVKRRALEEWCKAVNAHGGFGRWRAAAAKTPGEIRDILEAVARSVPSTS; via the coding sequence ATGGGCTTGCGCGCCTTCACCTCGCAACTGCTGTGTGAGCAAGTGGTTGGGCGCGGCCTGCGGCGCACCTCCTACGAAGTCAACCCACAGACCGGGCTGTTCGATCCGGAATACGTCAACATCTTCGGCGTCCCGTTTACCTTTTTGCCGCACGAAAGCACCGAAAGCGGCCCGCCCCCGCCGCCGGCGCCCAAGACGCTCGTCCAGGTGGATCCGGCCAAAGCCGCTTACGAAATCCGCTGGCCGAACATCGTGCGCATCGAACACGTCTTTCAGCCCATCCTTTCTGTGGATTGGTCGCTCCTGCCCCCGCTGGAACTGGACGCGGCGCAGACCGCCCAAGTGGCCGAACTCGCACCCATCCTGGAGGGCAAACCCGACATCACCCGGATTGATCGCATCGAGTTGGAGCGGTTGGCGCGGGAGTTCCGCGCCCAGCACATCATCTTCGAAACTGCCCGGCGCGTCTTCGACCAGATGAAGCACACGTGGAAGGGTAGCCGCGAGGTGTTGCTGGCCCAGTTGGTGAGGATCATCGAGCAGTTCATTCGCTCCGACCGCATTTCGATCTCACCGCCGCTCTTCTATCAGGACGAACTGCGCCGGCGGCTGATCATTACGCTGAACATGTCACGGGTCGTGCAGCATGTCTGGGAGATGGTGCGGCAGGAGAACACCGAGCGCCTCGAGCCGGTCTTCGACCGCGATCATCCCATCCGCTCCACGGCCGAGATGCGCACCTGGTACACCGGCAAGCCGTGCGAACGCACCAGGAAATCCCACATTAACGTCTGCGTCTACGACAGCACGTGGGAGGCATCTGATGCCTTTGCGCTGGAGGACAGCGACGCGGTGAGCGCCTGGGTCAAGAACGACCACTTGGGCTTCGAAGTGCTCTACGTTTATCAGGGCGCCGTGCGGAAGTACCGGCCCGATTTTCTCGTGCGGCTCGCCAATGGCGACATGCTCATTCTGGAAACGAAGGGGCAGAACACGGAGCAGGACGAAGTGAAGCGGCGCGCGCTTGAGGAGTGGTGCAAAGCCGTGAACGCGCACGGTGGGTTCGGCCGATGGCGGGCGGCAGCAGCAAAGACGCCCGGCGAAATTCGGGACATCCTGGAAGCGGTAGCCCGGAGCGTGCCATCTACTTCGTGA